A single genomic interval of Psychroserpens sp. NJDZ02 harbors:
- a CDS encoding inorganic phosphate transporter produces MDNIYLFMLIAIIVLAVVDIVVGVSNDAINFLNSAIGSKAISMRTIMIVASLGIFIGAVFSSGMMEVARKGIFVPTMFNFEEIMYIFMAVMITDILLLDFFNTLGLPTSTTVSIVFNLLGAAVVMSLIKISATDSQTFADLGKYINTEKAIEIISGIVMSVFIAFTVGALVQWVSRLIFTFQYEKKSKYFGAIFGGISLAAITYFIFLKGLKGTPYYKNISGVIDGNELYIILASIVIWTLFSYVFQKLTNKSVLIIVIAVGTFGLALAFSGNDLVNFIGVPMAAFHSFEAMQHAFTTFGTLPADFPMAVLDKKVPAEPLLLFIAGAIMVLTLWFSKKAKTVAETELSLSSQGDTHEKFEPNMLSRGIVKGTSALSDYFSVIVPKSTQEKIGKSFQKPSGKALTKTQSKDLPAFDMIRASVNLMVAGVLISVATSMKLPLSTTYVTFMVAMGTSFADRAWGRESAVYRVAGVLNVIGGWFGTAFGAFFAAGTVVFLINWNPKVMAPILLLLTAILLVRNFLAHKESSNKTIAEDSLTDSESSSVQGVIHESAKNIANVVKRGNKIYTNAINGLAKQDSVLLKKNKKQVIKLSDEVDSLRDNIFYFIKNLDESSLNASNFYINILGYLQDMTQSLDYITKMSHKHVNNNHKKLKFSQIKELKEIDSRFDLLFNNIQNAFNSGSFEQIGDILGRKKEIMQLVTSKILKQVERTRTEESSPKNTTLYFNLLSETKDLLSGTMNLLEEYHNAHDSSVTPASIEESE; encoded by the coding sequence ATGGATAATATTTATTTATTTATGTTGATTGCCATCATCGTATTGGCGGTAGTTGATATTGTTGTTGGAGTCAGTAATGATGCTATCAACTTCTTAAACTCTGCTATTGGCTCGAAAGCAATTTCTATGCGTACTATAATGATAGTAGCCAGTTTAGGGATTTTTATCGGGGCCGTATTTTCTAGTGGAATGATGGAAGTGGCTAGAAAAGGTATTTTTGTACCAACCATGTTTAACTTTGAAGAGATCATGTACATCTTCATGGCTGTTATGATTACCGATATTTTACTACTTGACTTTTTTAACACTCTAGGGTTACCAACATCTACAACAGTTTCCATTGTCTTTAATTTATTAGGTGCAGCTGTAGTGATGTCTTTAATTAAAATTAGTGCAACAGACAGTCAAACTTTCGCAGATTTAGGTAAGTATATAAACACTGAAAAAGCAATCGAAATAATATCAGGAATAGTTATGTCTGTTTTTATTGCGTTTACGGTTGGTGCTTTAGTACAATGGGTTTCTCGTTTAATTTTCACGTTTCAATATGAGAAAAAATCAAAATACTTTGGTGCTATATTTGGTGGTATCTCATTAGCTGCCATAACCTATTTCATCTTTCTAAAAGGATTAAAAGGAACACCATATTATAAGAATATAAGTGGTGTGATTGATGGTAACGAACTTTACATTATACTAGCTAGTATAGTCATCTGGACATTATTTTCTTATGTATTTCAAAAACTAACCAATAAAAGTGTCCTTATTATAGTTATTGCAGTTGGTACTTTTGGACTAGCATTAGCCTTTTCAGGAAATGATTTAGTTAACTTTATTGGTGTCCCTATGGCTGCTTTCCATTCTTTTGAAGCCATGCAACATGCGTTCACAACTTTCGGAACATTACCTGCTGATTTCCCAATGGCTGTTTTAGATAAGAAAGTACCAGCAGAACCATTGTTACTATTTATAGCTGGGGCCATTATGGTATTAACCTTATGGTTTTCTAAAAAAGCAAAGACGGTTGCAGAAACGGAATTAAGCTTATCGAGCCAAGGTGATACACACGAAAAATTTGAACCTAACATGTTATCTAGAGGTATCGTTAAAGGCACCTCTGCGTTATCAGATTATTTTAGTGTTATTGTACCAAAATCTACACAAGAAAAAATAGGTAAAAGTTTTCAAAAACCAAGCGGAAAAGCCCTAACAAAAACACAAAGCAAGGACCTACCGGCCTTTGATATGATTAGAGCCTCTGTAAACTTAATGGTTGCTGGAGTATTAATATCTGTTGCGACTTCTATGAAGTTACCTTTATCTACAACTTATGTGACTTTTATGGTCGCTATGGGGACTTCTTTTGCCGATCGCGCTTGGGGTCGTGAAAGTGCTGTATACAGAGTTGCTGGTGTATTAAATGTTATTGGTGGTTGGTTTGGAACTGCTTTTGGAGCCTTTTTTGCTGCAGGAACAGTAGTCTTTTTGATCAATTGGAACCCGAAAGTAATGGCGCCAATCTTACTATTATTAACTGCTATTTTATTAGTAAGAAACTTTTTAGCACATAAAGAATCGTCTAACAAAACTATAGCAGAAGATAGCTTAACAGACTCAGAAAGCAGTTCTGTGCAAGGTGTTATTCACGAAAGCGCAAAAAACATTGCTAACGTTGTAAAAAGAGGAAACAAGATTTACACTAATGCAATCAATGGTTTAGCCAAACAAGATAGCGTACTTCTAAAGAAGAATAAAAAACAAGTCATTAAACTATCTGATGAAGTAGATTCTCTTAGAGATAATATTTTCTACTTTATTAAAAACTTAGACGAGTCTAGTTTAAACGCAAGTAATTTTTACATCAACATCTTAGGATACCTTCAAGATATGACACAATCTTTAGACTACATTACTAAAATGAGTCATAAGCACGTGAACAACAATCATAAGAAATTAAAATTTAGTCAAATTAAAGAGCTAAAAGAAATTGATAGTCGTTTTGATTTACTATTCAACAACATACAAAACGCGTTTAATTCTGGTTCTTTCGAGCAAATTGGAGACATTTTAGGAAGAAAGAAAGAAATCATGCAACTTGTAACTTCTAAAATACTAAAACAGGTAGAGCGTACTAGAACAGAAGAATCTAGTCCAAAAAACACTACTTTATATTTTAATTTATTATCAGAAACTAAAGATTTACTTAGTGGTACGATGAATCTTTTAGAAGAATATCATAACGCTCATGATAGCTCTGTAACACCAGCTTCTATCGAGGAGTCTGAATAA
- a CDS encoding porin — MKFILSIALLLCITHSINAQEISDTSFGKGLINFTAKDSSFSIRFAPRFQVRSISSWDHDGSQYTSPEHNFIVRRARLKFDGFAYTPKLKYKIELGLSNRDISGANDFNRNTPRIILDAVIMWNFAENFELWAGQTKLPGNVERVVSSANLQLIDRSLLNSNFNLDRDLGIQLRHKSNLGGGFLMREKIAISQGEGRNVSEGNEGGLQYTARLEFLPLGNFTSKGDYVQADLKRETSPKLMVGFTYNYNQNAVRERSGLGDYMFKSDGTLYETNISTLFADAMFKYKGFSFMGEYAKREADQPIAIDNDGITPTGAIVLTGNAVNFQAGYLFKTNYEIAGRFTSLTFDAITGSSPRKQYTLGGSKYIVGHKLKVQTDLSYSTLNGNEDNITFRLGFDIHF; from the coding sequence ATGAAATTTATTTTAAGTATTGCACTTTTACTGTGCATAACGCACTCTATTAATGCCCAAGAAATTAGCGACACCTCTTTTGGTAAAGGCCTAATTAACTTTACAGCAAAAGACAGTTCTTTTAGTATCAGATTCGCACCTCGCTTCCAAGTTAGGTCAATCTCTTCTTGGGATCATGATGGATCACAATACACCAGTCCAGAACACAACTTTATAGTACGTCGCGCACGTTTAAAGTTTGATGGTTTTGCGTACACTCCAAAATTAAAATACAAAATAGAGTTAGGCTTATCCAACAGAGATATTTCTGGTGCTAATGACTTTAATAGAAACACGCCCCGTATTATACTGGACGCCGTTATCATGTGGAACTTTGCCGAAAATTTTGAACTTTGGGCTGGACAAACAAAATTACCTGGCAATGTGGAGCGTGTTGTTTCTTCTGCAAATCTTCAACTTATAGATCGTTCATTATTAAATAGTAATTTTAATTTAGATCGTGACTTAGGTATCCAACTTAGACATAAATCAAATTTAGGTGGTGGATTTCTAATGCGCGAAAAAATAGCCATTTCTCAAGGTGAAGGTCGCAATGTTTCAGAAGGTAACGAAGGCGGCTTGCAATACACTGCAAGATTAGAATTTTTACCTCTAGGCAACTTTACATCCAAAGGCGATTATGTACAAGCCGATTTAAAACGAGAAACCAGCCCTAAACTAATGGTTGGGTTTACGTACAACTATAACCAAAATGCTGTTAGAGAACGCAGTGGTTTAGGAGACTACATGTTTAAAAGCGATGGCACACTATATGAAACTAACATCAGCACACTATTTGCAGACGCCATGTTTAAATACAAAGGCTTCTCTTTTATGGGAGAATATGCAAAAAGAGAAGCTGATCAACCCATAGCAATAGATAATGACGGTATTACTCCAACAGGAGCTATTGTTTTAACGGGAAATGCCGTAAATTTTCAAGCAGGGTATTTATTTAAAACTAATTATGAAATCGCTGGTCGTTTTACCTCTTTAACTTTTGACGCTATAACAGGAAGCTCTCCAAGAAAGCAGTACACTTTAGGTGGCTCCAAATATATTGTAGGACACAAACTAAAAGTCCAAACAGATTTAAGCTATTCAACACTTAACGGTAATGAAGATAATATTACCTTTAGACTTGGATTTGACATCCACTTTTAA
- a CDS encoding multidrug transporter — protein sequence MKKQIILGLALVSMVFSCSTDDTSDIVINDNSVTNNNSDGGTTDPATIFLSGTYTEDLTLDANNTYKLNGSLIMTSGTTLTIPACMTIKALSSGADVYIAISQGAQIIANGTADCPIVFTSDAASPAAGDWGGIILLGKAPINSVTGTNTATSEIASLPYGGNTANDNSGSLNYVRVEYSGGAADGQSENNGFSFYGVGNATSVNYIQAYAGKDDGVEFFGGTVNASYISVINAEDDSVDWTEGFSGTLENVYISNRGSDDKAIEADGYNTDFSNATGIFSKPTVNNATIIGEGSANSSEAVRLRAGTQGIFNNIMITGYAEGFDLDDLDTGNGVVSDDLQITGVTFTDVTTNMQNDTGATFTEADFLTGLGTATGTDYATWGAGWTIN from the coding sequence ATGAAAAAACAAATAATCTTAGGCTTAGCATTAGTATCTATGGTATTCTCATGCTCTACAGACGACACATCTGATATTGTTATCAATGACAATAGTGTAACAAACAATAACTCTGACGGAGGTACAACAGACCCTGCTACTATTTTCTTATCTGGTACGTATACCGAAGATTTAACTTTAGATGCAAACAACACCTATAAGCTTAACGGGTCTTTAATTATGACTAGTGGTACGACATTAACAATTCCAGCTTGTATGACTATTAAAGCATTATCTTCTGGAGCTGATGTTTACATCGCAATATCTCAAGGCGCACAAATTATCGCAAATGGTACTGCAGATTGCCCTATAGTATTTACTTCTGACGCTGCAAGTCCTGCTGCTGGAGATTGGGGAGGAATAATATTATTAGGAAAAGCACCAATAAACTCTGTTACAGGAACAAACACTGCAACTTCAGAAATTGCAAGTTTACCTTACGGAGGTAATACAGCAAACGATAATTCTGGATCTTTAAACTATGTACGTGTTGAGTATTCTGGTGGTGCTGCTGATGGACAATCAGAAAACAATGGATTTTCTTTTTATGGTGTAGGAAATGCAACGTCTGTAAACTATATCCAAGCATATGCTGGAAAAGATGATGGTGTTGAGTTTTTTGGAGGAACAGTTAACGCTAGCTACATTTCTGTTATCAATGCAGAAGATGATTCTGTAGACTGGACAGAAGGATTTTCTGGAACATTAGAAAATGTATACATTTCTAACAGAGGCTCTGACGATAAAGCTATAGAAGCAGATGGTTACAATACTGATTTTAGTAACGCAACAGGAATTTTCTCTAAACCAACAGTAAACAATGCTACTATTATTGGTGAAGGTTCTGCTAACTCTTCTGAAGCTGTAAGATTAAGAGCAGGAACACAAGGGATCTTTAATAACATCATGATTACTGGATACGCTGAAGGTTTTGACTTAGATGATTTAGATACTGGTAATGGTGTTGTTAGCGATGACTTACAAATAACAGGCGTAACTTTTACAGATGTTACAACTAACATGCAAAATGACACAGGAGCTACTTTTACTGAAGCAGATTTCTTAACAGGATTAGGAACAGCAACAGGGACTGATTACGCAACCTGGGGAGCTGGTTGGACAATCAACTAA
- a CDS encoding flagellar motor protein MotB, producing MRKISIVLGTVVLLTSCVSKKKYVALEEQKSELASQLQKTQVENEDLQTKFSQIEARVTEYNSKINNLTDEVGVLTEENHTKFDAVGNKAVVSEKMKVEMRETLSKVSPDVMQYYTTLEDSMNLALSLNLKRFVDTTDLDESDDIAISIDETVVMISISDKMLFNSGSYRISNKADKILKKLADVINSEPSIDVMIEGHTDARTISTAKVTDNWDLSVLRATSVVRKLQKDFGVAPEKLIASGRSSYQPLTDNDTREGRSRNRRTRIVLLPNIDKFFALMGSNQE from the coding sequence ATGAGAAAAATATCAATAGTACTAGGTACTGTAGTTTTACTTACATCTTGTGTATCGAAAAAGAAATATGTTGCACTTGAAGAACAAAAATCTGAATTAGCTAGTCAATTACAAAAGACTCAAGTCGAAAACGAAGACTTACAGACTAAATTTTCACAAATTGAAGCTAGAGTAACTGAGTATAATTCAAAAATCAACAACCTTACTGATGAAGTAGGTGTTTTAACAGAAGAGAATCACACTAAATTTGATGCTGTTGGTAACAAAGCTGTCGTTTCTGAAAAAATGAAAGTTGAGATGCGCGAAACTTTAAGCAAAGTAAGTCCTGATGTGATGCAATATTACACCACTCTTGAGGACTCTATGAACCTTGCTTTATCATTAAACTTAAAGCGTTTTGTAGACACTACAGACTTAGACGAAAGTGATGATATCGCAATCAGTATTGATGAAACAGTTGTTATGATTTCAATTTCTGACAAAATGTTATTTAACAGTGGAAGTTATAGAATAAGCAACAAAGCTGACAAGATCTTAAAAAAACTTGCTGACGTTATCAATTCAGAGCCTAGTATTGATGTAATGATCGAAGGTCATACAGATGCTAGAACGATTAGTACAGCAAAAGTAACTGACAACTGGGACTTGAGTGTATTACGTGCAACTTCTGTTGTTAGAAAGCTTCAAAAAGACTTTGGTGTTGCTCCAGAAAAATTAATTGCCTCTGGAAGAAGTAGCTACCAACCGCTTACAGATAATGATACAAGAGAAGGACGTTCTAGAAACAGACGTACTCGTATCGTTTTATTACCAAACATTGATAAGTTTTTTGCTTTAATGGGATCAAACCAAGAGTAA
- a CDS encoding TonB-dependent receptor, with translation MKKFTYLFFSLFSAITFAQTGSISGTLTDKEFNNESLAYANILLKGTTTGTTSDNAGQYTFSDLNPGTYTVEFSFVGYETQTISATVQTGKVTEINVVMSASAAALDEIVLETVTTKRESETALLLEQKKAVEIKQIIGAEELSRKGVSDAAGAVSKISGVSKQEGSSNVYVRGLGDRYLNTTINGLSLPSNDVSKKNINLNLFSSDVIQNVSISKAYASQFYGDFAAGNVDISSKEHKGGSFVEAYSGTGINTNAIDKNFVRSEGTGYFGFYGRGEHNPFAIVLSHGVDAVSVDTPINVSYGASGGSSFNFENGSRLSFFLTGGFENNYEYREGQSIDFSTVEKKAFEAAEEYEYSTTTTAMANLNYKIDSDNSLSYNSIFINSSSDVVGYYGTDGNGRNRDAILNTDKGFYQQNIQFDQTKMFVNQLMGNHKSGDFELDWGFGYNKVFSDQPDRKRFSVENYDYALDNDPTTNPTFYSNVVFDNQRYFQKIEDDEYNGRINLAYEINDNLKLNFGYNGRNKTRQFNNVRYGYDIVENGYQITDVNNFDSVFNLSNLNLNTGDSGLYEIKVLKPYPTLSNTNRPGLNENTYNGALNIYAGYVDAEIKAGEKWLFVPGVRLESFEQSIDYNVINLGNNGEDSKTSKETFVLPSINIKYSLTEDQNLRFSASKTVSTPEFKEIAPFVYEDVSTRIGGNPDVLGYSNVLNIDLKYEWFFSRSEVFSLGAFTKQIEDPINLVVVGDATGTQRYVRTGDKATVYGIEVELRKNILVDDNDNTNLSFGVNATYMHTKQDLYNNIDGTFDLAFNKTEDQLQGASPFILNADVSYSPVFKKYKPVANLVFSYFSDRIDALGSGDLGNIVEKSVPTLDFIWKNTISDNFEINFSAKNLLNPTIQYVREDQNQGDVLVVSANGKGVTDYKRGLDIGLQLKYKF, from the coding sequence ATGAAAAAGTTTACATACCTATTTTTTAGTTTATTCAGCGCAATTACTTTCGCTCAAACAGGCTCTATCTCTGGAACATTAACAGACAAAGAGTTTAACAACGAGTCTTTAGCTTATGCCAACATATTACTTAAAGGCACAACTACTGGAACAACATCCGACAATGCCGGACAATATACATTCTCAGACCTAAATCCAGGAACGTATACTGTCGAGTTTAGTTTTGTTGGTTACGAAACACAAACAATCTCTGCAACTGTACAAACGGGAAAAGTGACAGAAATTAATGTCGTTATGAGTGCTAGTGCTGCTGCTTTAGATGAAATAGTCCTTGAAACGGTGACCACTAAACGTGAAAGTGAAACAGCCTTATTATTAGAACAAAAGAAAGCAGTAGAAATCAAGCAAATCATCGGAGCTGAAGAGTTATCACGCAAAGGGGTTAGCGATGCAGCTGGTGCGGTTTCAAAAATATCTGGGGTTTCTAAACAAGAAGGCTCTAGTAATGTTTACGTGAGAGGACTTGGTGACAGATACTTAAACACTACAATAAACGGACTATCATTGCCATCTAACGATGTTAGTAAAAAGAATATTAATTTAAATTTATTCTCGTCAGACGTTATTCAAAATGTATCTATAAGCAAAGCTTACGCCTCTCAATTTTATGGTGATTTTGCTGCAGGTAATGTAGATATTTCATCTAAAGAACATAAAGGAGGAAGCTTTGTAGAAGCTTATTCTGGCACAGGGATAAACACTAATGCAATTGACAAAAATTTTGTTAGAAGTGAGGGTACTGGTTATTTTGGATTTTACGGTAGAGGAGAGCACAACCCTTTTGCAATAGTATTATCTCATGGTGTAGACGCAGTAAGCGTAGACACACCTATTAATGTCTCTTACGGTGCTTCAGGAGGTAGTTCTTTCAATTTTGAAAATGGATCTAGATTAAGCTTTTTCTTAACGGGTGGCTTTGAAAATAATTACGAATATAGAGAAGGACAATCTATAGATTTCTCTACTGTAGAGAAAAAAGCTTTTGAAGCGGCCGAAGAATACGAATACTCCACAACTACAACTGCTATGGCTAACTTAAACTATAAAATAGATAGTGACAATAGCTTAAGTTATAACTCTATTTTTATCAATAGTTCTTCCGATGTAGTAGGGTATTATGGTACCGATGGAAACGGAAGAAACAGAGATGCTATTCTTAATACAGACAAAGGTTTTTACCAACAAAATATTCAGTTTGACCAAACAAAAATGTTTGTAAACCAATTAATGGGAAACCACAAATCAGGTGACTTTGAATTAGATTGGGGATTTGGTTACAATAAAGTATTTTCTGATCAACCAGACAGAAAACGTTTTAGTGTAGAAAATTACGACTATGCCTTAGATAACGATCCTACAACAAACCCGACATTTTATAGTAATGTCGTATTTGATAACCAACGTTACTTTCAAAAAATTGAAGATGACGAGTACAATGGACGCATAAATCTAGCTTATGAAATTAATGACAATCTAAAATTAAACTTTGGATATAATGGTCGTAATAAAACAAGACAATTTAACAATGTTAGATATGGTTACGATATTGTCGAAAACGGGTATCAAATTACAGATGTCAACAACTTCGACTCTGTATTCAACTTAAGCAACTTAAATTTAAACACTGGTGATTCTGGATTATACGAAATCAAAGTTTTAAAACCATACCCTACATTATCTAACACCAACAGACCAGGACTTAATGAAAACACTTACAACGGAGCGTTAAATATTTACGCAGGCTATGTTGACGCAGAAATTAAAGCTGGAGAAAAATGGCTATTTGTACCAGGCGTAAGGTTAGAAAGCTTTGAGCAAAGTATAGATTACAACGTTATTAACTTAGGTAATAACGGAGAAGACTCTAAAACATCCAAAGAGACTTTTGTATTACCAAGCATTAACATCAAATATAGCTTAACCGAAGACCAAAACCTAAGATTCTCAGCAAGTAAAACGGTTTCGACGCCTGAGTTTAAAGAAATAGCACCATTTGTATACGAAGATGTATCCACGCGTATTGGAGGGAATCCTGATGTACTTGGTTATTCTAATGTCTTAAATATCGACCTAAAATACGAATGGTTTTTTAGCAGAAGTGAAGTATTTTCTCTAGGTGCTTTTACAAAACAAATTGAAGACCCAATTAACTTAGTTGTTGTTGGAGATGCGACTGGAACACAACGTTATGTTAGAACTGGAGACAAAGCTACAGTGTATGGTATCGAAGTCGAATTAAGAAAAAACATTTTAGTCGATGACAATGACAACACTAATCTTTCTTTTGGAGTTAATGCCACTTACATGCACACAAAACAAGATCTATATAATAATATAGACGGAACATTCGATTTAGCTTTTAACAAAACTGAAGACCAACTACAAGGTGCCTCTCCATTTATTTTAAATGCAGACGTAAGTTACTCTCCAGTATTCAAAAAATACAAACCTGTCGCTAACTTAGTCTTTTCATATTTCTCAGATAGAATTGATGCTTTAGGTTCTGGAGATCTTGGAAACATTGTTGAAAAAAGCGTTCCAACATTAGACTTCATCTGGAAAAATACTATCAGCGATAATTTTGAAATCAACTTTAGTGCTAAAAACTTACTAAATCCAACAATACAATACGTAAGAGAAGATCAAAACCAAGGAGATGTTTTGGTTGTCTCAGCTAATGGTAAAGGAGTTACAGATTATAAAAGAGGATTAGATATAGGATTACAACTTAAATACAAATTTTAA
- a CDS encoding CPBP family intramembrane glutamic endopeptidase, with protein MSLSCKHCNNSFETQVKFCSQCGVSVVKTATTRKIKDVNVIISFYVVMLVFMVSVYYVDITFPYNLEAEFIVELGFICIVIGFASLDLKPILKLYSFKTINLKLIVFSIITPVLTSFFVYFFIEFINDLFSVSNNSNCYQSYLYLDYPLFWSIVFIAILPPIIEELAFRGVLFNQLQKVTSDRVTIIATAFLFALIHFSVLSFLWIFPFGLLLGYLRSRYSTLWLGIIIHFIHNLSIVLLDYYNFYSF; from the coding sequence ATGAGTTTGTCATGTAAGCATTGTAATAATAGTTTTGAAACGCAAGTAAAGTTTTGTTCGCAATGCGGGGTATCTGTTGTTAAAACTGCAACCACTAGGAAAATAAAGGATGTCAATGTCATTATTAGTTTTTATGTTGTTATGTTGGTGTTTATGGTCTCTGTTTATTATGTGGATATTACGTTTCCATATAATCTAGAGGCAGAGTTTATTGTTGAATTAGGTTTTATTTGTATTGTAATTGGGTTTGCCTCTTTGGATTTGAAACCAATTTTAAAACTATATAGCTTTAAAACTATAAATCTTAAGCTGATAGTTTTCTCAATTATAACACCCGTTTTAACTAGTTTTTTTGTCTATTTTTTTATTGAATTTATTAATGACCTGTTTTCAGTATCAAATAATTCTAACTGTTATCAAAGTTATTTGTATTTAGATTACCCTTTGTTTTGGTCTATTGTGTTTATAGCTATTTTACCTCCTATTATTGAAGAGCTTGCTTTTAGAGGTGTGCTTTTTAATCAATTACAAAAAGTGACTAGTGATAGAGTGACTATAATTGCGACCGCTTTTTTGTTTGCTTTAATACATTTTTCTGTATTATCTTTTTTATGGATTTTTCCTTTTGGTTTGTTGTTAGGCTATTTGAGAAGTCGGTATAGTACGTTGTGGTTGGGTATTATAATTCATTTTATTCATAATTTGTCCATAGTCTTGTTGGATTACTATAATTTCTATTCTTTTTAG
- a CDS encoding DUF6503 family protein, with amino-acid sequence MKLAHLILLFALISFNTTFAQTITGTNLLNKAIKYHDPSNNWNTFNDTLQVTMEIPKSPNRDSKIIINLPKETFYLKTIKDTTITEYTILKDTCKISFNGQSKLSEAIAKANNLSCDRGTLLKNYYTYLYGLPMKLKDKGTIINQKVEQKTFKGKSYLVLQVSYDITVGSDIWFFYFDPNTYAMEVYQFFKTDSNGNIKLDTGEYILLSETEIISNILIPKQRAWYYNKNNTYLGTDILKK; translated from the coding sequence ATGAAACTAGCACACCTTATATTACTATTTGCACTAATTAGCTTTAATACTACTTTTGCGCAAACCATCACAGGTACAAACCTATTAAACAAAGCGATCAAATATCATGATCCTAGCAATAATTGGAACACCTTTAACGACACCTTACAAGTCACTATGGAGATTCCTAAAAGCCCAAATAGAGATAGCAAAATTATCATTAACCTACCAAAAGAAACTTTTTACCTTAAAACAATTAAAGACACTACAATTACAGAGTACACTATTTTAAAAGACACTTGCAAGATTTCTTTTAATGGTCAATCAAAACTATCAGAAGCTATTGCTAAAGCCAATAACTTAAGCTGCGACAGAGGTACCCTACTAAAAAACTACTACACCTATCTTTATGGTTTACCAATGAAACTAAAAGACAAAGGAACGATCATAAATCAAAAAGTAGAACAGAAAACCTTTAAAGGCAAATCATACTTAGTGCTTCAAGTATCCTATGACATAACTGTCGGTAGTGATATTTGGTTTTTTTATTTTGACCCTAACACCTATGCAATGGAAGTGTATCAGTTTTTCAAGACAGATTCCAATGGAAACATCAAACTTGACACTGGAGAATATATTTTATTATCAGAAACCGAAATAATAAGTAACATATTGATTCCCAAGCAACGTGCTTGGTATTACAATAAAAACAACACGTATTTAGGTACCGATATTTTAAAAAAATAG
- a CDS encoding toxin-antitoxin system YwqK family antitoxin — protein sequence MKKSILVSVAFLFTVVSFAQDKRDLKLNENTNLIDVVYYHDNGAVSQTGAYSTDGKLQGEWLSFNAQGKKQVSANYDNGKKVGKWFFWNETTLKEVDYNNNQIANVSEWEVKNSVATSN from the coding sequence ATGAAGAAATCAATCTTAGTATCAGTTGCTTTTTTATTTACTGTGGTTTCTTTTGCACAAGACAAAAGGGATTTAAAGCTTAATGAAAACACTAATTTAATAGACGTTGTTTATTATCACGACAATGGAGCTGTAAGCCAGACAGGCGCTTATAGTACAGATGGTAAATTACAAGGTGAGTGGTTAAGTTTTAATGCACAAGGTAAAAAACAGGTTTCAGCAAATTATGATAATGGTAAAAAAGTCGGCAAGTGGTTTTTTTGGAATGAAACCACTCTTAAAGAAGTAGATTATAATAATAATCAAATTGCAAATGTTAGCGAATGGGAAGTTAAAAACTCAGTAGCAACTAGTAATTAA
- a CDS encoding zinc ribbon domain-containing protein, whose product MEAPEITTITLTCIHCDTPIHETYMFCEECGYPLKGSEQDVAKFYAKRVMDKRKTNNAEEKIKSARNTLYVMAGIIVVFGLFLFYKNADISGLIINIIVGVIYVLLGVWSKQRPLIALLLGLLLYVTIVVVTAIAEPHTLLSGVIWKVLIIAYLAKGIYSASLINKVT is encoded by the coding sequence ATGGAAGCTCCAGAAATTACTACTATAACATTAACGTGTATTCATTGTGATACTCCAATACACGAAACGTATATGTTTTGTGAAGAATGTGGTTATCCATTAAAAGGAAGTGAACAAGACGTTGCGAAGTTTTATGCTAAGCGCGTTATGGATAAAAGGAAAACGAATAATGCAGAAGAAAAGATTAAATCGGCTAGAAATACATTGTATGTCATGGCGGGCATTATTGTAGTATTTGGATTGTTTTTGTTTTATAAAAATGCGGATATTTCGGGACTGATAATTAATATTATAGTTGGGGTTATTTATGTTTTACTAGGTGTTTGGTCTAAGCAAAGACCTTTAATTGCTTTGCTTTTAGGGCTTCTATTATATGTTACTATTGTGGTTGTAACAGCTATTGCTGAACCACATACTTTACTGTCTGGTGTTATTTGGAAAGTTTTAATTATTGCATATTTGGCCAAAGGTATTTACTCCGCGTCCTTAATTAATAAAGTTACTTAA